Sequence from the Luteibacter aegosomaticola genome:
ACGAGGCGGTCGAGCGTCTTCTGGGTAATCTCAGTCAAAGTAAGGGAGTTTAGCGACGGATCTGCCCTTTTGAAGACTTTGGCGAGAGTCTCTCGATGCTCCTCCAGCTCTGCCAGGAAGCTCTCGTCAACCGACATATACGCGCCAGCAAACAGCGCTCGCTGCTTAGCACCGCCTTTGGCTTTCGGCAATGCTTCGACATAGCGGTCAAACGCCCCAGTCGCCAGCGCTTCGCGAGAAAATATCCAGTAGAACTCTGCGAATCGCTCCTCGTCTCGGAAGTCCGAGAATCGATATGTCTTGATTGCTTGATCCAAGACAGAGTCAATATTAGGTCGACGGCGGCAGTCGAGGATGAGGATTTGCTCAAAGTCCGTCAAAACGGCAAGGGGAGTTCCAGCGCTCCAGCCGTACCGAACAGTCTGGAAATGCGCGTCTTTGCTGTTTACAAGATCTATGCTGGGCTTCTTTGCTTCCACGTAGAATCGCACGGTGTTGAAGTCAGGTGCGAGCGAAAATGAATAGTCCGCCTTCTTCTGAGTCAAGGCGAATGCCACCGTCTTCTCAACCTTAACTTCCTGCTCCCACGGGTTCCGTTGTGACCGATGAAGAACGTCCCATCCAAGTGCCTCGAAGAACGGGTCAATAAAGTCCTTCCGAACCTCGGCCTCCTGGTAGTTTGGCTGCAAGAACTTATTGATATGCTCTTGAAAGGAATCAATGAGTTCAACGACACGTTCAAAAGCAAGACCGAGTGAATCGCTCATTAGGTATCCTAGAATGGAGTAATCGTCCGCACCCTCGCTCTGCCGCACGCTGAAGCGTCATTGATGCCGGTTCTTAGCAATTATCGTATACGCGGATAGGCGCTGTCATTTTTGGTATCAGCCTCACCACGGCGTGCAAGCAATAGCGCGTGTCCTCTGGTGCCGCGAGGTTCGAACGCTAAATTCCCATCGTGAATCAATCGGCTGCCGAGGCTATATTCCTCTCTGTCGCTCGTCCATCATTTCGCAGCCTCCATAGCCCGAAGCATCCGGATCGTTTGTTGCCTGAGCTCGGCGCCCCCCAAAGGCCGTCGCGCGGGATCTCGCGCTTCAAATCGGCTAAGCACCGTTCGGTATGATCATGTGCTTCCGACGGGTTCCGAAAGACGAGCATGTCTATTTCGCCTCGCCGGAAGCAGTCATTGAAGCGCTCGATGAAGCCATTCAGCATCAACTCGATGAAGTCCAGATCGCCCGTTCTTCTGCGCTGCGCCCATTCTGCTAGCGCGACGGCCACACGGCAGCCTGCAGAGGAACAGAAGGTCCAGCCGGCTACCAGCGCAACTGGAGGCACGTCGCAAGGCAGCTTGTCTCGTACTAGGGACGCGCGGCACCGACCTACAACCGAAAGAGCTTGTCGTCCTGACTGAGCTGGAGAATCGTATTCTCCTTAAGAAACGTCTCACTGATCCCCGGTAGCTTGTCGCTGATAGCGGCAAGAATTAGTTGCCCCTCTAAGGAATTGGCCGCCGTCAGGAGTTCAGATAACTGATTACCATGGATAGCCTCTACGCCATCGTGACAAACGAAAGTTGGAAAGTTGATGCCGGCGGCATGTAGAAATTTGATGTAGGCGATATCAAAGGCAGCCGTCTGTGAAACCTTCTTGCCAGCGCCGACGTTCGCACCTACTGATGTCAGAGAAAAGACGATCGATCCGTTCTTTGACTCATCGAAGGTTAGTAAGTACTGCTCGCCGTATAAGTCTTTCGAAAGAGATGAGAAAAATTTGTTGAATAGCGACACGCGCTGCGTCAGCCTCGCCTTTCCTTCCTCTATGAACTTCCTGGTTAAACTGATTTTCTCATCAATGTGCTCCAACGAGTTTCGAAGCGACTGAATTGCATGAAGGCTCTCCTCCAGTCGACCCACCTGCTTAAGCATTTCATGCAGATCTTCTTGGGCTTCGAGGGCCATCTCGAAAGCCCGTGTTTTGCGCAGAGCAACCACAAAGCTATCCTCCTCTTCCTGAAGTCTCTCGAGTTCTCGGAGATGGCTCGCGGCGGTTTCTTTCAGCCCGTGCACCTGCAGTTGAAGAAAACGCTCCTTCCGGCCACGCAAATTCACCACAAAGTCGGAAAGTTCTTCCCAATCGCGATGAAGCCTTTCGTTGTATTTCCCAGCTTCTGAGTAAATCGATTTGACGGCAACATCGTCAATACCGCTGTACTCATGCTTCAGACTCTCAATTGCCGAGCTCACTGAAGCAATCTCAGCCTCAACCTTTGCCAGTCGGCTTCCAGCATCCGAAGCCTTCGCACGGATTTTAGAAACGGCATTGGCGGCGGCGGTGATCTCGGAAACCTCACCGCGGAGATGGATTGAGGCCTGTGCGTCGTCAATCTTTCGACGCAGGTGCAGCAAGAGCTGCTCGATCTCACCCTCTTTTCGCTGGCGAGTTGCCCCGAGAAGATCGCGCGCTACAGTGCCACGCCTGATATTCAGGGAGGACCGTTCCTCCAAGACATCAACGTCAAAGAATCCGAAGAGAAAGAGGTGCACTGCCTCATAGTCGACCTCCTTGCCGAAGGGCCCAAGGAACTTCAACGTCTTGCTCATCAAACCGGCCGAAGACCTCACGAACTTCGGTGCCAGTTGGCGCAAGCTGGGCTTTCTCGACTTTGTGCCGAACAGGATGTTTTTTACTTCGTCACGGTATGTGGCAATCGAATCTTGCAGAACATCGTCGATGCTTAGCACGCCCGTTCCCTTCTTCCCCTTCACCTTGAAAGAACGACAGAACGAATGAACGCCGCGGATTCTGTCGTAAATCGTCAAGGTGATGACGACTGCTGGAGTTCCATGCAGAAGGTCGAAAACTTCTTGATTAATACTTCCCCTAAACTCAGAATCGCGCCATATTTCGTCGCCGTCTGCCCCGAGGCAGAAATCGATAAGACGCAGGACCGTTGTCTTACCAACATTGTTGCCACTTTGCTGCCCCCGACCGGTAGGTCCATCGAGGATGAGATTCAAGCCGTCTTTGAAGGTAATTTCGCGCAACAACTGATTCCCGCGCTCAATGCAGAGCGATACTAGACGCATTTTTGAATTTCCCCATTCTCATCAAGCTTCACGGCGTCGATGAGGTAAAGCCACGCCGCCGCAGCGATGGCCTGCGTCGGCGATATCGCGCGCTTAGTGAGCAGACTCATTCGCTCCTGGAGGCCAAGCAAGTCAAGCTTGCCATCGGCTACGTCACCAAGAGCTTGCAGCGCGACGGCGCCGAGGTAGTAGCCGCAGTTCCATGGACTCTGTTCACGAGGCAAGAGCATCGTCGGGCCTCTCTAGAACTTCGCATTCAATTACGGCATCGGCAACGATCAACGAGACTGCCAAGTGTGCCGTCTCCTGCATCACAGTCACACTGCTCCCACTTGAGAAATCCGCAAGCATTACCTCTACCACCGCCAAAACGAGACTAACGGCGTGAGCTCTAGCAACGGCGTGCGCATCAGCAGGTTTTAATTCAAGGAGATCACACAGCTTGTGCAGCTGCTCCATGTATGCCACTGCGGCCCTGCGACGAACCATGCGG
This genomic interval carries:
- a CDS encoding DUF2326 domain-containing protein: MRLVSLCIERGNQLLREITFKDGLNLILDGPTGRGQQSGNNVGKTTVLRLIDFCLGADGDEIWRDSEFRGSINQEVFDLLHGTPAVVITLTIYDRIRGVHSFCRSFKVKGKKGTGVLSIDDVLQDSIATYRDEVKNILFGTKSRKPSLRQLAPKFVRSSAGLMSKTLKFLGPFGKEVDYEAVHLFLFGFFDVDVLEERSSLNIRRGTVARDLLGATRQRKEGEIEQLLLHLRRKIDDAQASIHLRGEVSEITAAANAVSKIRAKASDAGSRLAKVEAEIASVSSAIESLKHEYSGIDDVAVKSIYSEAGKYNERLHRDWEELSDFVVNLRGRKERFLQLQVHGLKETAASHLRELERLQEEEDSFVVALRKTRAFEMALEAQEDLHEMLKQVGRLEESLHAIQSLRNSLEHIDEKISLTRKFIEEGKARLTQRVSLFNKFFSSLSKDLYGEQYLLTFDESKNGSIVFSLTSVGANVGAGKKVSQTAAFDIAYIKFLHAAGINFPTFVCHDGVEAIHGNQLSELLTAANSLEGQLILAAISDKLPGISETFLKENTILQLSQDDKLFRL